One region of Lampris incognitus isolate fLamInc1 chromosome 4, fLamInc1.hap2, whole genome shotgun sequence genomic DNA includes:
- the LOC130111243 gene encoding F-box/LRR-repeat protein 3-like, with amino-acid sequence MKRVLKENEEEDGGGTSGGLQEVACKQSRKERKEEAWEVEGAYWERLPQEILLHIFQYLPLLDRAFASQVCRGWNQAFHMPELWRCFEFELNQPATSYLKATHPDLIKQIIKRHSNHLQYVSFKVDSSTESAEAACDILSQLVNCSLKTLGLISTARPSFMEVPKSHFISALTVVFVNSKSLSSLKIDDTPVDDPSLKVLVANNSDTLKLLKMSSCPHVSPAGILCVADQCHGLRELALNYHLLSDELLISLSSEKHVHLEHLRIDVVSENPGQHFHTIKKSSWDAMVRHSPKFNLVMYFFLYEDEFSPFFRDEIPVTHLYFGRSVSKDVLGRVGLNCPRLVELVVCANGLRPLDEELIRIAQRCTQLSAIGLGECEVSCSAFVEFVKMCGDRLTQLSIMEEVLVPDHRYGLDDIHWEVSKHLGRVWFPDMMPTW; translated from the exons ATGAAGAGAGTTCTTAAAGAGAACGAGGAGGAAGATGGAGGTGGCACCAGTGGTGGGCTTCAGGAAGTGGCTTGTAAACAGTCCCGtaaggagaggaaggaggaggcttGGGAGGTGGAAGGAGCTTACTGGGAGCGTCTACCACAAGAGATCTTGCTTCACATCTTCCAGTACTTACCGCTACTGGACCGAGCTTTTGCATCTCAG GTATGCCGTGGCTGGAACCAAGCCTTTCACATGCCAGAGCTGTGGCGGTGCTTTGAGTTTGAGTTAAACCAGCCAGCCACTTCTTACCTGAAGGCCACACACCCAGACCTCATTAAACAGATCATCAAAAGACACTCCAACCATCTGCAGTATGTCAGTTTTAAG GTCGACAGTAGCACAGAGTCTGCAGAGGCCGCATGTGACATCCTCTCTCAGCTGGTGAATTGTTCTCTGAAGACTTTGGGACTAATTTCCACAGCTCGGCCCAGCTTCATGGAGGTACCCAAG TCTCACTTTATTTCGGCGCTGACGGTGGTTTTTGTCAACTCCAAGTCCCTATCCTCCCTGAAGATTGATGACACGCCCGTGGATGATCCCTCTCTCAAAGTCCTGGTGGCCAATAACAGCGACACCCTCAAACTGCTAAAAATGAGCAGCTGTCCTCATGTTTCACCTGCAG GTATCCTGTGTGTGGCCGATCAGTGCCACGGTCTACGAGAACTGGCTCTCAACTATCACCTGCTGAGCGATGAGCTGCTCATCTCCCTCTCATCAGAGAAGCACGTCCACTTGGAGCATCTTCGCATCGACGTAGTGAGCGAGAACCCCGGCCAACACTTCCACACCATCAAGAAGAGCAGCTGGGACGCCATGGTACGCCACTCACCAAAGTTCAACTTGGTCATGTACTTTTTCCTTTACGAGGATGAGTTCAGCCCTTTCTTCCGCGATGAAATTCCTGTGACGCACCTCTACTTTGGCCGCTCTGTCAGTAAAGACGTGTTGGGCCGCGTGGGGCTCAACTGCCCTCGTCTGGTGGAGCTGGTGGTGTGTGCCAATGGGCTGCGGCCCTTGGACGAAGAGCTGATCCGCATTGCCCAGCGCTGCACCCAACTGTCGGCCATCGGTCTGGGAGAGTGTGAGGTTTCCTGCAGCGCCTTTGTAGAGTTTGTCAAGATGTGTGGTGATAGGCTGACGCAGCTTTCCATCATGGAGGAGGTACTGGTTCCAGATCACCGCTACGGACTGGACGACATTCATTGGGAGGTGTCAAAGCATTTGGGTCGGGTCTGGTTTCCAGACATGATGCCCACCTGGTAG